Genomic window (Euzebya sp.):
CGCCAGATCGTCGAGGTGTTCACCGAGGTGGTCGTCGCCCCGGGCTTCGACGACGCCGCGCTCGAGGTCCTCCGCTCGAAGAAGAACCTGCGGATCGTCGCGATCGACCGTCCCGAGCAGCCGGCCGGCCACCGGGTCGTGCGCACGATCAGCGGCGGTCTGCTGGTCGCCGAGCCGGACTCGGCCCCCGAGGACCCCGATTCCTGGACCGTGCCGACGGCCGCGAAGCCGGACGAGGCGACGCTGGCCGAGCTGGCCTTCGCCTGGACCGCCTGCAAGCACGTCAAGTCCAACGCGATCACGCTGACGGCCGACCGCGCCGTGGTCGGCGTCGGTGCGGGGCAGATGTCGCGGGTCGACTCCGTCCGCCTGGCCGTCGAGCGCTCCGGCGGCCGCCACGTCGGCGCGGTGCTCGCCAGCGACGCGTTCTACACGTTCCGCGAAGGGCCCGACGCGGCGCTCGAGGCCGGCATCCGCGCGATCATCCAGCCGGGCGGGTCGATGCGCGACGACGAGACCGTCGCCGCCTGCGACGAGCGCGGCGTGCCGATGGTCCTGACCGGCCGCCGCCACTTCAGGCACTGATGGAGGGCGCGGTCGCGCAGACCGGCTCGACGGGACGCCCGGCGGACGAGGTGGCGGCCGCCGAGGCGCTCGCCCGGCGCGCCCTCGGCCTCGACGCGGTGTGGTGCACCGCGGTCGGCGTCGGGGCGGTCGTCGGCGGAGGGTCGATCGGGCGCGCAGTCGACCTGCCCGCCGGCGTGGTCCGCCTCGCCGGCGCGGCCACGCTCGGGTGGGCGGCTGCGGTCGGCGTCTGGTCGGTCGCCGAGGGGTGGGAGGCCGGCACGCGGCGCGTCGCCGCGGCGAACGGCGCGGCCGTCGTCGCGCTGCTGGGCCACGCCGCCGTGCGGGGGACGCGGAGCGGGCGGGTCGGCATCGCGCTGGTCGCCGGGCAGGCCGCCGGGTTCGCCGCCGCCCAGGTGCGGGCGCTGGTCGTCGCCGGCGGTGCCGGTCCCGGGGGCGTGATCAGCCGCTGACCTGGGCAGGGTCGCGAGGGATGGACCTGACCCGGTACGCACCGCTCCTGCAGGACAACGGATCGCGCCTGCTGCTCCTCGTCATCGACGGGGTCGGCGGCTACCCGGAGGTGGATCGCGGCTCGGAGCTCGAGTCCGCCGACACCCCGCACCTCGATCGGCTCGCCGCGGAGGGCAGCACCGGACTGCTCGAACCGGCCGGACCCGGGGTGACGGTGGGCTCCGGCCCCGGGCACCTCGCCCTCTTCGGCTACGACCCGTGGGCGCACGACCTCGGCCGCGGCGTCCTCGCCGCCGTCGGCGTCGGCTTCGACCTGCAGCCCGGCGACGTGGCCGCCCGCGGGAACCTCGCCACCCTGGACGCCGACGGGCTGGTCACCGACCGTCGGGCCGGGCGCATCGGCGACGCGCAGGCCGCCCCGCTGACCGAGCGCCTGGCAGGCCGGATCGACACCGTCGACGGCGTGGAGGTGCACCTCCGCCACATCTCCGAGCACCGCGTCCTCGTCGTCCTGCGGGGCGACGGGCTCGATCCCCGCGTGGCGGACATGGACCCCCAGGCCACCGGCACGGCCCCGCTGCCCGCACGGCCGCGGGACCCGGCCGCCGAGCGGACCGCCGAGGTCCTCGACGCCGTCGACGCCGCGCTGCGCGAGGCTCTGGCGGCCGAGGAGGGGGACGGCGGACCGGACGTGCTGCTGATGCGCGGGTTCGACGCGGTCCGCGAGATGCCGGACTTCACCGAGC
Coding sequences:
- a CDS encoding phosphoglycerate mutase (catalyzes the interconversion of 3-phosphoglycerate and 2-phosphoglycerate; this enzyme does not require the cofactor 2,3-bisphosphoglycerate as a phosphate donor; BPG-independent PGAM; aPGAM), which gives rise to MDLTRYAPLLQDNGSRLLLLVIDGVGGYPEVDRGSELESADTPHLDRLAAEGSTGLLEPAGPGVTVGSGPGHLALFGYDPWAHDLGRGVLAAVGVGFDLQPGDVAARGNLATLDADGLVTDRRAGRIGDAQAAPLTERLAGRIDTVDGVEVHLRHISEHRVLVVLRGDGLDPRVADMDPQATGTAPLPARPRDPAAERTAEVLDAVDAALREALAAEEGDGGPDVLLMRGFDAVREMPDFTERTGLRAAAVASYPMYRGVASLVGMDVLGPPRTFDEQIALVEQHRESYDYLFVHHKYADAAGHDGDRERKVAAIEELDAQVPDLLDAAQADVVAVTGDHSSPAALSGHSWHPVPVLLHGAHVGVDDARTFGERACATGLIGRRPTEHLLPLMLGAAGRLAKYGA